The Streptomyces sp. NBC_01463 DNA window GCCGCCGTGTCGACCTGGACGGAGCGGGCCAGTCCGGTCGCCACGTCCCGGCCGTGGATCTCGGTCACCGAGGGGCCGTACGGCGTCAGCCCGTTGCCGCTGAGCGCCAGCTGCAGGGGGCGCACGGACTGGCTCGGCAGCATCAGCTCGTGGAACTGGCGCAGGTGCTGGATGACGGCGTGGTCGATCGCGTCGCCGCCGATCGGGATGCGCACCGCCGTCACGATCGAGCCGAGCGAGAGGACCGCGATCTGTGTGGTCGCCGCCCCGCACACCATGATCATGGTGGCGGTCGGCTGCTCGACCGGCAGTCCGCAGCCGACGGCCGCCGCGATCAGGGTGTCGACGAGCTCGACCCGCCGCGCCCCGAGCCCGACCAGCGTCTCCACGGCGGCGCGCTGGGCCAGCGGATCGCTCTCGTGCGGGATGCAGGCGGCGGCCCGCAGCCGCGGCTTGCGGCGCAGCTGGCGGCGGAGCTTCTCGCCGAGCAGATGACGCAGCATGCGCTGGGCCATCTCGATGTCGACGACGGTTCCGCCGGAGACCGGGCGGGCCACCCGGATGTAGTCGGGGGTGCGGCCCGTCATCTGTTCGGCGAGCGCGCCGACGGCGATGAGCGAGCCCGTACGGGTGTTGACGGCGGCGACACTCGGCTCGTCGACGACGAGCCCGAGCCCCTTGACGTACACCCGGGTGCGGGCGGCCCCGAGGTCGACGGCGACATGGCAACGGCGCAACTGCTCAAGGCTGACGGTCACGGCAGGTTCTCCCGAGAGCGCTGATGGGGGGACCGACGGGCAGCCGGTTCTCTTCGCATCCTGCGCCGTTCGGGGGCTTCGTGCGCGCTGGGATACGCCGGAGGAGGTACGCAGCTGACGGGGCGTCGGTCCGTGCCTCAGCGGGCCGGCGGGCCGGGAAGCAGCCGCTGGAACAGCCCCCAGGTGAACTCGGCGACGTACGGGACGCCGGTGGCCGTGTCCGTGATCGAGAGGGCCCAGCGGGTCGGTGCGCTGCCCTCCATCGGACGGGCCGGGGCGAAGGCCCGCGCCACCTCGTTCACGGTGCACGACCAGGGGCGCAGCTCCCCGGCCGGGCCGAGCTCGGGGGCCGGCGCGCCCGGCGCCCGCACCAGCCACTCGTTCCACACCGCCCCGCCCGGCGCCACCATCACCTCGAACCGCAGGTCCGGCCAGAGCGGCACAGGCCAGAACAGCGCGTCGCACTCCAGATCACCCACCGTGCGGCGCAGCGAGATCTCGGGTTCGCCGAGCACCGAACGGTAGCGGCGCAGCGCTCCCCGCCCGCGCGGGGCCCGCGTCATCGCCTGCCAGCGGCGGTTGGCCTCACGCATCTCGGCGAGCGTGGCGCTCAGTTCGTGCCGGGCGTCCTCGACGAGGCCTGGCTGGTGGTCGGCCATCCGGCGCAGCAGGACGAGCTGGAACTCACGGGGGCCGAACGGGGCGGGAGCGGTCATGGAACCAACGGTTCCACACAGGATCCTCACCTGAGCGGCTTTCTCTGGTGTCCACCGGGCATCTAATCTGCGGGCGCCATGGATTACTGCCAGCCCTGTCAGCGGCATCTCAACGGCGCCCTGGCCTGCGCCGGATGCGGAACCCCCGCGCAGGCGCTGAGCCGCTACGCCGCCCCCGCGCCCTTCGGCCACGAGCCGGACGCCCGGGACGAGCGGGCCGCGCCGTCTCCGTCCGGGGGCCGGCGCCGCCGGGAGCGCGAGGCTGCCCGGACGCGGGGCGGCGCGCACGGCGGACGCGCCGCGCGCCGCGGCGGCCCTGCCCCTGAGGAGCGGCCGCGCCGTGGCCGGCGTGGCCGCAGCAGGCGGGGCCGTACGGCGCTGCTGGCGCTGCTGGGGGTGGTCCTGGCCGCCGGTGCGCTGAGCCTGGCCGAGCTGGCGACCGAGCCGGACGGCGGCGACGGGGCCTCGGACTACGTACGCGAATCGACGTCCGCCACCACCGCTCCGGCGCCTGATCCCGAGGTGAGCGACACGGCCGAGCCGCCGCGTCCGGTCAGGAGCCCGACGGGCAGCCCGTCCGTCGTCCCCGCGACCGACGCACACTCCTCGGCCGCCGCCCGGCCGGACCGGGCCACGGCCGAGGCGCGCCCCGGCGGGGTCACCTCGGCACCGGCGGCCCCGGCCCCGGTCTCCGTACCGCCGTCGGCGGCCCCGTCGGTCACCACCGGTGGTCCCACGGAGCCGGGCGGCACCGGCGGCGGACCGTCACCGTCCGCGACCCCGACGCAGCCCGTGCCCACGCCGACCCCCACCCCGTCACCGACCCCCACGGACGACGACTGCTGGTTCCCGTGGTTCTGCTGAGCCCCTGAGGAACGCCGCTCAGGAGAGGTCGGCCGGTTCCATCCCCAGCATCCGGCGCAGCAGGTCCCGCAGGACCGCGCGCTCCTGGTCCGAGAGACCCGCCAGGGGTTCGCGGGCGAAGCCGAGCGAGTCGCGCAGCTTCCGGGCCGTCCGGGCGCCCTCCTCCGTGGGCGCGGCCAGCTTCACCCGCCGGTCGGCCGGATCGGGCCGCCGCTCCACCAGTCCGCGCGCCTCGAGACGGTCGACGATCCCCGTGACGTTCGACGGCTCGCACTTCAGCTTCTGGGCTATCCGGCGCATCGGCAGCGGATCCAGGGAGAGCAGTCCGAGGACGCGGGCCTGGGCGCCGGTGAGGCTGTGGGCGGACGCGGCCTGCTCGTACTCCTCGTAGTACCGCGCCACGACCGAGCCGATCAGCTCGACGACTTCGAGGGTCAGCGGGTCCGTGCGCGGGGTGGCCATGACATCGAGGATAGCCGGTTACTTGACAAGGTGAAATATCCAGGCGCATGGTTGTTTCACCTCATGAAGCTTTTCCGCTCCGGCCGAACCGCTTCCGTGACTCCACCCCTCCGCATCCCCCAGTCATCGAGGAGAACCCGAGCCCATGTCTGCAACTCTTCCCACGTCCAGCCGTGAATGGCACCTCGTAGCCCGTCCGCACGGCTGGCCGAAGGCCGAGGATTTCGCACTGCGTGAGGCGCCGGTCACCGCTCCCGCCGAGGGCCGGGTCCTCGTCCGCAACCTGCACTTCTCGGTCGACCCGTACATGCGCGGCCGGATGAACGACGTGAAGTCGTACACCCCGCCGTTCAAGCTGGACCACCCCATGGAGGGTGGCGCGGTCGGCGAGATCGTCGCGTCGAACGCCGAGGGCTTCGCGGTCGGCGACCACGTGCTGCACGGTCTGGGCTGGCGAGAGTACGCCGACGTCCCCGCCAAGCACGCGGTGAAGGTCGACGCCTCCCTCGCCCCGCTCTCCGCCTACCTCGGCGTGCTCGGCATGACCGGTCTCACCGCCTACGCCGGCCTGTTCGACGTGGCCTCCTTCAAGGAGGGCGACGTGGTCTTCGTCTCCGGCGCCGCCGGTGCGGTCGGCAGCCAGGTCGGCCAGATGGCGAAGATCAAGGGCGCCGCGCGGGTCATCGGCTCCGCCGGCTCCGACGAGAAGGTCAAGCTCCTGGTCGAGGAGTACGGCTTCGACGCCGCCTTCAACTACAAGAACGGCCCCGTCGCTCAGCAGCTGCGCGAGGCCGCCCCCGACGGCATCGACGTCTACTTCGACAACGTCGGCGGCGAGCACCTCGAAGCCGCGATCTCCTCGTTCAACGTGCACGGCCGCGCGACCATCTGCGGCATGATCGCCCAGTACAACGCGACCGAGCCCACCCCCGGCCCGCGCAACCTCGCCCTCGTCATCGGCAAGCGGCTGCGCCTCCAGGGCATGCTCGTCGGCGACCACGCCGACCTCCAGGGGCAGTTCGTCCAGGAGGTGGCCGGCTGGCTGGCCTCCGGCGAGCTGAAGTACCGCGAGACCGTCGTCGAGGGCATCGAGAACGGCTTCGAGGCCTTCCTCGGTCTGCTCCGCGGCGAGAACACCGGGAAGATGATCGTCTCCCTCGGCTGAACCGCCCGTCCGGGCACCCGTTAGGCTCGTCCCAGGCCGTCGCGATCGTGGGCGCGAGTCGCGGCGCATCAGCAGGAGGAATCCCCCAGCATGACCATTCAGGACATCACCGTCGCGTACACCGCCGTCGCCACCGCCGAGAACGGCCGTGACGGCAGGGTCTCCTCGGACGACGGCAAGCTCGACGTGGTCGTCAACCCGCCGAAGGAGATGGGCGGCAGCGGCGCCGGCACCAACCCGGAGCAGCTCTTCGCCGCCGGTTACAGTGCCTGCTTCCAGGGCGCGCTCGGCGTCGTGGCGCGCCAGGAGAAGGCCGACATCACCGGCTCCACGGTGACCGCCGCGGTCTCCATCGGCAAGACGGAGGCCGGTGGCTTCGGTCTGGAGGTCGCGATCACCGCGACCATCCCGAACGTGGACGCGGCGACCGCGCAGGCGCTCATCGAGAAGGCCCACCAGGTCTGCCCGTACTCGAACGCCACGCGCGGCAACATCAAGGTGGCGCTCTCGGTCGTCTGACCGTTCGCACCACTCGTACACAGCCGAGGGCCGCACCCCACCAGGTGCGGCCCTCGGCCGTTCCCGGTCCCGGCCCGCCCCTCCTGTTCGACACCCCGGACATTGTCCGGAATTCTTGCGCGACCCATTGACGCGCAAGCGCTTCGATTTTACGGTCCGTTCGAAGTTACGGGCGTCATCCGGTATATCGAACAGTGAGGGCGGGGCATGGGACGACCTGGCCTGAATCGCAGGCAACTGATCACCGGCCTCGGCGGTGCGGCCGTCGCCGGCAGCTTCGGCTTCGCGGCGCTGGGAAGCGGTGCGGACGCCCTCGCGTCGGACGCGGCCACCCGGGTCCGCTACTGGAACCTCTTCAGCGGCGGCGACGGCTACAACATGATCGCGATGCTCGACGCCTTCCGCAGGGAGCACCCCGGCACCGAGGTGAAGGACTCGACGCTCCAGTGGGGCAGCCCCTTCTACACCAAGCTCGCCATGGCGGCGGCGGGCAACCGCGCACCGGACCTCGGCGTCATGCACCTGGGCCGCGTCACCGGGTTCTCACCGGGCCGCCTGCTCGACCCCTGGGACGTCGGCCTGCTCGCCAAGTACGGCGTGAGGGAAGCCGACTTCAACCCCGCGCTGTGGAAGCGCGCCGTCGTCGACGGCAAGCTCTACGCCCTCCCGCTCGACATCCACGTCCAGCTCTGCTTCTACCGCAAGGACGTGCTGAGGAAGGCCGGCCTGCTCGGCGACGACGGGCGGATCGTGCCCGTCACGTCCACCGAGGAGTGGTTCGACGTGCTCAAGGAGGCGAAGAAGGCCACGAAGAAGGGACTGCAGACCATCGGTCTGTGGGCCAACGACCAGAACTTCCAGTGGTGGTTCTTCGTCGCCTTCTACACCCAGCTCGGCGGCACCTGGTTCGACGCCGCCGACTCCGACGTCACCTTCGACACGGACAAGGCCACCCAGGTCCTGGAGTTCATGCGCCGGCACATCACCGACGGGTACTCCGACCCGGGCTTCGCCGGGGCCGCGGGCGCCGAACAGTTCCTCAACGGCTCCCCGTTCTGCTGGGAGGGCAACTGGTCGGTGCCGGTGTTCGACGGAGCGAAGACCGAGTACGGCGCCACGCCACTGCCGCCCGTCTTCGGCAAGCGGGCCACCCACGCCGAATCGCACTCCTTCGTCCTGCCGCACCAGTCAGGCCGCGGCGGCGACGCCAACGAGGCCGCCCACGAACTCGCCGCCTACGTCGTCAGGCACGCACAGCAGTGGGCCGCGGGCGGGCACATCCCCGCCTACACGCCGACGCTGTCCACGGCCGCGTACAAGAAGCTCGAACCGCAGAACGAGTACGTCTCCGCGATGGACCACCAGGCCACCGAGCCCAAGGTGTGGTTCGCGGGCTCCACCGGCATCCTCGCCCAGCGCGTCGGACCGATCGCCGCATCCTCCATGCTCGGCTCCGCCAGGCCCGAGGCCGCCGCCCGCCGCATGAGGAGCACCCTCGCCGAGCTCCTCGCGATGAAGAACCCCATGGACGGCAGGACCGCGGCGCAGGCAGGAGCGGCCGCATGACGACGACCACACCCCAGGCCGTCCTCGCACCCACCCGCGCGAGGACCGCCGCCGACAGCCCCACGGCCCGCCGCAGGCAGGGCTTCCAGCACGGCGGATGGTTCGTCGCCCCGTTCCTCGTCCTGTTCGCGCTCTTCGTGATCTGGCCGCTGCTGCGCGGCGTCTACCTGAGCCTCACGGACGCCAACATCTCCGGCGACGGCGCGGGCTTCGTCGGCCTCGACAACTACCGCGAGGCCCTGCACGACCAGCTGATGTGGGACGCGCTCGGCCACAGCGCCTACTTCACGCTGCTCGTCGTGCCGTGCATCACGGTCCTCGCCCTCCTCCTCGCGCTGCTCGCCCACCACATCGAGCGCGGAAAATGGCTGTGGCGGCTGTGCTTCTTCATCCCGTTCCTGCTGCCGTCGACCGTCGCGGGCAACCTGTGGCAGTGGCTGTTCAACCCCGGTACGGGCATGGTCAACTACCTCTTCGGCCTCGATACGCCGTGGCTGACCGGCACGTCGTACGCGATGCTCGCCGTCGTCATCACCACCCTGTGGTGGACGGTCGGCTTCAGCTTCCTGCTCTACCTCGCCGCGCTCCAGAACATCCCCGCACACCTCTACGAGGCCGCCGAACTGGACGGCGCGAACGTCTGGCACCGCATGGTCCACATCACCCTGCCCATGCTGCGCAACATCACCGGCCTCGTGATCGCGCTGCAGATCCTCGCCTCGCTCCAGGTCTTCGACCAGGCCGTCGTGATGCAGGACTTCGGCCCCGGGCCCGAGGGGTCGACCCGCACCTTCGTGCAGTACACGCTCGAAGAGGGCTTCACCAGCTACCGCGTGGGCTACGCCTCCGCGATCTCCATCATCTTCTTCGTCATCATCGCGGCCGTCGCCCTCGCCCGGATGTGGCTGCTGCGCAACCGTGAGGAGGACGCCCGATGACCGCCGACACCGCGCAGGCGCCCGTCAAGTCCCGTACCCGCAAGCCCTGGTCACCGAGCCAGGTCGTGCTCACCCTCATCGGCGTCGCCGTCTCGGCCGTGTTCCTGGCGCCGCTCGCCTGGGCGCTGTTCACCTCGCTCAAGTCGGAGACCGAGGCCGTCGAGGTGCCGGCGCACTGGCTGCCGGAGGACTGGACGGGCCAGGCGTGGAAGGCGCTCTTCGCCACCGGCAACATCACCGACTGGTTCGTGAACTCGCTCGTCGTCTCCATCTGCGTCACCGTCGTCGTGCTGCTCGTCAGCGCGCTCGCCGGATACGGCTTCGCCCGCACCGAGTTCAGGGGCAAGGCGTTCCTCATGGGCACGGTGATGGCGGGCCTGATGGTCTCGCCCGCAGTCCTCGGCGTCCCGCTGTTCACCACGGTCCAGCAGATGGGCATGGTCGACACCTACTGGGGCATGATCCTGCCGCAGTGCGCGCCCGCCGCGATGGTCTACATCCTCTACAAGTTCTTCCAGGGCATCCCGAAAGAGCTGGAGGAGGCGGCGTTCATCGACGGCGCCGGCCGCTGGCGGGTCTTCTTCACCATCATCGTGCCGCTCTCCAGGCCCTCCCTCTCCGCGGTCGGCATCTTCACCTTCATCGCGTCGTGGAACAACTTCCTCTGGCCGTACATGGTGACCAACAACCCCGACCTGATGACCATGCCGAACGGCATCGCGACCGTCATGAACTCCTACGGCATCCAGTGGGCCCAGCTCATGGCCGGCGGGCTGATGGCCGGACTGCCGCTCATCGTCGTCTTCGTCTTCTTCCAGCGCCAGATCGTCAGCGGCGTCGCCCACACCGGGCTGGCCGGCCAGTGACGCGCACCGAGATCCGCAACCCGACCCCGAAGGACGTCATGACCCGCACCGCCCGATTCACCCTCGACCCGGCGTTCACCGTCGGCGACGTCGACCCCCGCCTCTTCGGCTCGTTCGTCGAGCACCTCGGCCGCTGCGTCTACGACGGCATATACGAGCCGGGCCACCCCTCGGCCGACGAGGCGGGCCTGCGGACCGACGTCCTGGAACTCATCCGCGAACTCGGCGTCACCGCCATCCGCTACCCCGGCGGCAACTTCGTCTCCGGCTACCGCTGGGAGGACAGCGTCGGCCCCGCCGACGAACGGCCGCGCCGCCTCGACCTCGCCTGGCGCTCCACCGAGACGAACCGCTTCGGCCTCTCCGAGTACATCGCCTTCCTCAGGAAGATCGGCCCGCAGGCCGAGCCGATGCTCGCCGTCAACCTCGGCACCCGCGGCGTCCAGGAGGCCATCGAGCTCCAGGAGTACGCCAACCACCCGGCCGGCACCGAACTCTCCGAGCGCCGCATCGCGCACGGCGACAAGGACCCCTTCGGCATCAGGCTGTGGTGCCTGGGCAACGAGATGGACGGCCCCTGGCAGACCGGCCACAAGACCGCCGAGGAGTACGGCAGGACCGCCGCCGAGACGGCCCGCGCCATGCGGCAGATCGACCCGTCCGTCGAACTCGTCGCCTGCGGCTCCTCCGGCCGCTCCATGCCCACCTTCGCCGCGTGGGAGGCCACGGTCCTCGCCGAGACCTACGACCTCGTCGACTACGTCTCGCTGCACGCCTACTACGAGGAACTCGGCGGCGACCGCGACTCGTTCCTGGCGTCCGCCGTGGACATGGAGTCCTTCATCGAGGACGTCGTCGCCACCTGCGACCACGTCGGGGCCCGGCTGAAGTCCACGAAGAGGATCAACCTCTCCTTCGACGAGTGGAACGTCTGGTACATGGCCCGCAGTCAGCAGGAGGCCGAGGCGAACCCCCTCGACTGGCCCGAGGCGCCGCGCCTGCTGGAGGACAGCTACTCGGTCACCGACGCCGTCGTCTTCGGCACCCTGCTCATCGCCCTGCTCCGCCACGCCGACCGGGTGACGGTGGCCTGCCTGGCACAACTGGTCAACGTGATCGCCCCGATCATGACCGAACCCGGCGGACCCGCCTGGCGCCAGACCACGTTCTTCCCGTTCGCCCAGGCCGCCCGGCACGGCCGCGGCCAGGTCCTGGACGTCCGGGTGGACTCGCCCACGTACACGACCGCGAAGTACGGTGAGACGGACCTGCTGCACGCCACTGCCGTCCGCGACCCGGAGACCGGCGCGGTCACCGTCTTCGCGGTCAACCGCAGCCAGTCCGCGGCCCTCCCGCTCGAAGTCGCCCTGCACGGGCTCGGCCTGACGGGGATCGCCGAGCACCAGGTCCTCGCCGACGCCGACCCGGACGCCCGCAACACCCTCACCGAACCCGGCCGCGTCACTCCCCACCCGGCCGAGGGCACGGCACTCGACGGGGGAGTGCTGCGGGCCGTGCTGGAGCCGATGTCCTGGAACATGATCCGCCTCTCCTGACCACAGCCCCCTCCCGCGAAGGGGCCCGCCCCCCGGTCCCGTTAGGCTGACGCCATGCGTGATCTCGGGGCGGGCCTCGGCTATCTGATCAAGGGGCAGCGCTGGGTCGCCCGGCACGGCAAGTGGTTCGGCATAGGGCTGCTGCCCGGCCTGATCACCCTCTTCCTGTACGCGGGCGCCCTCGTCGGCCTCGGCTACGGGGCCGACGACCTGGCGGACTGGGCGACACCGTTCGCCGACGACTGGTCCTCGCCCTGGCTCGGCCTGCTGCGCACCACCCTCACCGTGCTGGTCTTCGCGCTCGGCCTCTTCCTGGCCGTCATCACCTTCACCGCCGTGACCCTGCTCGTCGGACAGCCCTTCTACGAGTCGCTGTCGGAGGAGGTGGACCGGGCCGAGGGCGGGGAGGTCCCCGAGTCCGGGCTGCCGCTGTGGCGGGAGCTGTGGATCTCCGCCCGCGACAGCGTGCGCATCCTGGTGCGCGTCGCGCTGTACGCGATCCTGCTCTTCGCCCTCGGATTCGTCCCGGTCGCCGGACAGACCGTCGTCCCGGTCCTCGGCTTCTGCGTCACGGGGTACTTCCTCGCCGAGGAACTCACCGCCGTCGCCCTCCAGCGCCGCGGCATGGCGCTGAAGGAGCGGCTCGCCCTGCTGCGCGGCCGCCGGCTGCTGGTCCTCGGCTTCGGCGTACCCCTGGGGCTCGCCTTCCTGATCCCGTTCGTCGCCGTCTTCCTGATGCCGGGTGCCGTCGCGGGGGCGACCCTGCTGGCGCGCGACCTGGTGGGGGACGGCGCGGGCGGCCCCGGCGACGGCCCGGGCGAGGACTAGAGCTCCTGCCGTCGGTCAGCTCGTGTGCACCTCCAGCGCCGTGCGGACCGCCGACTCCAGCGCCCCCTCGATCCAGGCGGGCTTGACGGACGTGTGACAGCCCGCGAAGTGCAGCGGCCCCTCCACCGACCGCACATCGGCGAGCAGTTCGGTGTGCTGCCCGGGGAGCAGGACGGCCGCCTCGCCGTACGCGTACGGGTCACGCATCCACGACTGGGTGGCGCCCGCCCCCGTGTAGAAGACCTCGATGCGCTGTCCGTACACGTCCTGGACCCCGCCCAG harbors:
- a CDS encoding rod shape-determining protein; the protein is MTVSLEQLRRCHVAVDLGAARTRVYVKGLGLVVDEPSVAAVNTRTGSLIAVGALAEQMTGRTPDYIRVARPVSGGTVVDIEMAQRMLRHLLGEKLRRQLRRKPRLRAAACIPHESDPLAQRAAVETLVGLGARRVELVDTLIAAAVGCGLPVEQPTATMIMVCGAATTQIAVLSLGSIVTAVRIPIGGDAIDHAVIQHLRQFHELMLPSQSVRPLQLALSGNGLTPYGPSVTEIHGRDVATGLARSVQVDTAAVRQAIHRPLTAVLDGLGKILRACPPDLVADLADCGIMMVGGSALLPGLDQMLRDATGMPVHIAERPDVCSVLGLGAMLDGKISPMVLDPLAG
- a CDS encoding MarR family transcriptional regulator; translation: MATPRTDPLTLEVVELIGSVVARYYEEYEQAASAHSLTGAQARVLGLLSLDPLPMRRIAQKLKCEPSNVTGIVDRLEARGLVERRPDPADRRVKLAAPTEEGARTARKLRDSLGFAREPLAGLSDQERAVLRDLLRRMLGMEPADLS
- a CDS encoding NADP-dependent oxidoreductase yields the protein MSATLPTSSREWHLVARPHGWPKAEDFALREAPVTAPAEGRVLVRNLHFSVDPYMRGRMNDVKSYTPPFKLDHPMEGGAVGEIVASNAEGFAVGDHVLHGLGWREYADVPAKHAVKVDASLAPLSAYLGVLGMTGLTAYAGLFDVASFKEGDVVFVSGAAGAVGSQVGQMAKIKGAARVIGSAGSDEKVKLLVEEYGFDAAFNYKNGPVAQQLREAAPDGIDVYFDNVGGEHLEAAISSFNVHGRATICGMIAQYNATEPTPGPRNLALVIGKRLRLQGMLVGDHADLQGQFVQEVAGWLASGELKYRETVVEGIENGFEAFLGLLRGENTGKMIVSLG
- a CDS encoding organic hydroperoxide resistance protein, translating into MTIQDITVAYTAVATAENGRDGRVSSDDGKLDVVVNPPKEMGGSGAGTNPEQLFAAGYSACFQGALGVVARQEKADITGSTVTAAVSIGKTEAGGFGLEVAITATIPNVDAATAQALIEKAHQVCPYSNATRGNIKVALSVV
- a CDS encoding extracellular solute-binding protein, translating into MGRPGLNRRQLITGLGGAAVAGSFGFAALGSGADALASDAATRVRYWNLFSGGDGYNMIAMLDAFRREHPGTEVKDSTLQWGSPFYTKLAMAAAGNRAPDLGVMHLGRVTGFSPGRLLDPWDVGLLAKYGVREADFNPALWKRAVVDGKLYALPLDIHVQLCFYRKDVLRKAGLLGDDGRIVPVTSTEEWFDVLKEAKKATKKGLQTIGLWANDQNFQWWFFVAFYTQLGGTWFDAADSDVTFDTDKATQVLEFMRRHITDGYSDPGFAGAAGAEQFLNGSPFCWEGNWSVPVFDGAKTEYGATPLPPVFGKRATHAESHSFVLPHQSGRGGDANEAAHELAAYVVRHAQQWAAGGHIPAYTPTLSTAAYKKLEPQNEYVSAMDHQATEPKVWFAGSTGILAQRVGPIAASSMLGSARPEAAARRMRSTLAELLAMKNPMDGRTAAQAGAAA
- a CDS encoding sugar ABC transporter permease; translation: MTTTTPQAVLAPTRARTAADSPTARRRQGFQHGGWFVAPFLVLFALFVIWPLLRGVYLSLTDANISGDGAGFVGLDNYREALHDQLMWDALGHSAYFTLLVVPCITVLALLLALLAHHIERGKWLWRLCFFIPFLLPSTVAGNLWQWLFNPGTGMVNYLFGLDTPWLTGTSYAMLAVVITTLWWTVGFSFLLYLAALQNIPAHLYEAAELDGANVWHRMVHITLPMLRNITGLVIALQILASLQVFDQAVVMQDFGPGPEGSTRTFVQYTLEEGFTSYRVGYASAISIIFFVIIAAVALARMWLLRNREEDAR
- a CDS encoding carbohydrate ABC transporter permease, producing the protein MTADTAQAPVKSRTRKPWSPSQVVLTLIGVAVSAVFLAPLAWALFTSLKSETEAVEVPAHWLPEDWTGQAWKALFATGNITDWFVNSLVVSICVTVVVLLVSALAGYGFARTEFRGKAFLMGTVMAGLMVSPAVLGVPLFTTVQQMGMVDTYWGMILPQCAPAAMVYILYKFFQGIPKELEEAAFIDGAGRWRVFFTIIVPLSRPSLSAVGIFTFIASWNNFLWPYMVTNNPDLMTMPNGIATVMNSYGIQWAQLMAGGLMAGLPLIVVFVFFQRQIVSGVAHTGLAGQ
- a CDS encoding alpha-N-arabinofuranosidase, with the protein product MTRTARFTLDPAFTVGDVDPRLFGSFVEHLGRCVYDGIYEPGHPSADEAGLRTDVLELIRELGVTAIRYPGGNFVSGYRWEDSVGPADERPRRLDLAWRSTETNRFGLSEYIAFLRKIGPQAEPMLAVNLGTRGVQEAIELQEYANHPAGTELSERRIAHGDKDPFGIRLWCLGNEMDGPWQTGHKTAEEYGRTAAETARAMRQIDPSVELVACGSSGRSMPTFAAWEATVLAETYDLVDYVSLHAYYEELGGDRDSFLASAVDMESFIEDVVATCDHVGARLKSTKRINLSFDEWNVWYMARSQQEAEANPLDWPEAPRLLEDSYSVTDAVVFGTLLIALLRHADRVTVACLAQLVNVIAPIMTEPGGPAWRQTTFFPFAQAARHGRGQVLDVRVDSPTYTTAKYGETDLLHATAVRDPETGAVTVFAVNRSQSAALPLEVALHGLGLTGIAEHQVLADADPDARNTLTEPGRVTPHPAEGTALDGGVLRAVLEPMSWNMIRLS
- a CDS encoding EI24 domain-containing protein, giving the protein MRDLGAGLGYLIKGQRWVARHGKWFGIGLLPGLITLFLYAGALVGLGYGADDLADWATPFADDWSSPWLGLLRTTLTVLVFALGLFLAVITFTAVTLLVGQPFYESLSEEVDRAEGGEVPESGLPLWRELWISARDSVRILVRVALYAILLFALGFVPVAGQTVVPVLGFCVTGYFLAEELTAVALQRRGMALKERLALLRGRRLLVLGFGVPLGLAFLIPFVAVFLMPGAVAGATLLARDLVGDGAGGPGDGPGED